The following proteins come from a genomic window of Lycium ferocissimum isolate CSIRO_LF1 chromosome 4, AGI_CSIRO_Lferr_CH_V1, whole genome shotgun sequence:
- the LOC132053418 gene encoding ras-related protein RABA1f-like, whose product MGTYRSEEDYDYLFKVVLIGDSGVGKSNLLSRFTKNEFSQQSKSTIGVEFATRTIHVDDKIVKAQIWDTAGQERYRAITSAYYRGAVGALLVYDITRHVTFENVARWLKELRDHTDQNIVVMVVGNKADLRHLRAVPANESKGFAERERTFFMETSALEALNVENAFTEVLTQIYRVVSKKALDAGDDPTSLPAGQTINIGNYVSAIKKGGCCSS is encoded by the exons ATGGGAACATATAGATCAGAGGAGGATTATGATTACTTATTCAAGGTGGTGCTCATAGGGGATTCTGGTGTTGGCAAATCGAATTTGCTATCGCGCTTTACTAAAAACGAATTCAGCCAGCAATCTAAGTCCACCATCGGCGTCGAATTCGCCACTCGTACCATTCATGTTGATGACAAAATTGTCAAAGCCCAGATTTGGGACACTGCTGGCCAAGAGAG GTACCGGGCCATCACAAGTGCTTATTATAGAGGAGCTGTTGGTGCTTTACTTGTTTACGATATTACTCGCCACGTAACATTTGAGAACGTAGCGAGATGGCTCAAGGAGCTCAGAGATCACACGGACCAGAACATCGTCGTCATGGTAGTAGGGAACAAGGCAGATCTCCGCCACCTCCGTGCGGTCCCCGCTAATGAGTCGAAGGGTTTTGCGGAAAGGGAGAGGACCTTCTTCATGGAAACATCTGCTCTTGAGGCGTTGAACGTTGAAAACGCGTTTACAGAAGTGTTGACTCAGATTTACCGGGTGGTTAGCAAGAAGGCTCTTGATGCAGGAGACGATCCAACATCTTTGCCTGCAGGACAAACGATCAACATCGGAAACTATGTATCTGCTATTAAGAAGGGCGGATGTTGTTCCAGTTGA
- the LOC132053419 gene encoding uncharacterized protein LOC132053419: protein MTDHENPKPTDNLPSTNPPKIGSSNSGSSASPHFPNPPDRSNPDPATLREQWKFAIRQYSKWYSHAWGTAILAGLSFYALGWIIKGDNPLPSFKPKESDSKNASSSSSSSDVPEVKRS, encoded by the coding sequence ATGACTGACCATGAAAACCCTAAACCCACCGATAACCTCCCTTCAACAAATCCACCTAAAATCGGATCTTCTAACAGTGGCTCTTCCGCGTCGCCCCACTTTCCAAACCCGCCGGATCGTTCAAACCCGGACCCGGCAACACTGAGAGAGCAATGGAAGTTTGCTATTAGACAGTACAGCAAATGGTATTCACATGCTTGGGGTACTGCTATTTTAGCTGGGCTTTCTTTTTACGCCCTTGGTTGGATTATTAAAGGTGATAATCCTTTGCCCTCCTTCAAGCCCAAAGAATCGGATAGTAAAaatgcttcttcttcttcttcgtctaGTGATGTTCCCGAGGTCAAGCGAAGTTGA
- the LOC132053420 gene encoding cyanidin 3-O-galactoside 2''-O-xylosyltransferase FGGT1-like, whose amino-acid sequence MEDKKLTFIMYPWYAMGHLTSFLHLSNKLAHRGHKIFFVHPAKTLPKLEKFNHYPQLINFRSITVPHVEGLPLGAETTSDVPIFKQNLLWQALDLTEPKLESLIQEIKPHFILYDFAYWVPSVARKYGVKSIHYCSITPSSVGYLMRGEKPTPEAEMMKPPPGFPVNSSIKLHKHEARLIAALHSMGKDSSSSGSNSVSFTQRLLLAFQDGDATAFKTTREIEGPYCEFVENKFKKPVILAGPILPEPIEETSNTEENWSKWLEKFPDKTVIFCAFGSECKLKKDQFQELVLGLELTGLPFFAALKPPFETETIEEALPEGFKERTQGKGIVHTGWADQQLMLTHPSVGCFVTHCGGNSLSEAMINDCQLVLVPNFGDQFINARLFGGDLKVGVEVERDEENGLFTREGVCKAIKMLMNDECEEGRKIRENRAKWREFLLSKGLEDSYIDAFVQKLQTLL is encoded by the coding sequence ATGGAGGACAAGAAGCTCACTTTCATTATGTATCCATGGTATGCCATGGGCCATCttacttcatttcttcatctctcCAACAAACTCGCACACAGAGGCCACAAAATTTTCTTTGTTCATCCTGCAAAGACACTTCCCAAGTTGGAAAAATTCAATCATTATCCGCAACTCATAAACTTCAGATCCATCACGGTTCCACATGTTGAAGGACTCCCACTCGGAGCCGAAACAACTTCGGATGTTCCTATTTTCAAGCAGAATCTTCTTTGGCAAGCATTAGATCTCACAGAGCCAAAGCTtgagtctttaattcaagaaatcaaacCCCACTTCATCCTTTATGATTTTGCATATTGGGTTCCATCCGTGGCTCGAAAATATGGAGTTAAGTCCATTCATTACTGTTCCATTACTCCTTCATCTGTCGGTTACCTTATGCGTGGAGAAAAACCGACTCCGGAAGCTGAAATGATGAAACCTCCACCTGGTTTTCCTGTTAATTCATCCATCAAACTCCACAAACATGAAGCTCGTTTAATTGCAGCTCTACATTCGATGGGAAAAGATTCTAGTAGCTCTGGCTCTAACTCTGTATCGTTCACTCAACGTTTGCTTTTGGCCTTTCAAGATGGGGATGCCACTGCGTTCAAAACAACTCGGGAAATAGAAGGACCCTATTGTGAATTTGTTGAGAATAAGTTCAAGAAACCAGTCATTTTAGCCGGACCAATCTTGCCAGAACCAATAgaagaaacttcaaatacaGAGGAAAATTGGTCAAAGTGGCTAGAAAAATTCCCAGACAAGACGGTCATTTTCTGTGCTTTTGGTAGTGAATGCAAGCTCAAGAAAGACCAATTTCAAGAACTGGTTTTAGGTCTTGAACTTACCGGTCTTCCATTTTTTGCTGCTTTAAAACCGCCTTTTGAAACCGAGACAATTGAAGAGGCGTTACCGGAAGGTTTCAAAGAGAGAACACAAGGAAAAGGCATTGTTCATACAGGTTGGGCAGATCAACAATTGATGTTAACTCATCCTTCTGTGGGATGTTTTGTTACTCATTGTGGTGGAAACTCTTTATCAGAAGCCATGATTAATGATTGTCAATTGGTGTTAGTCCCAAACTTTGGTGATCAATTTATTAATGCAAGATTGTTTGGTGGAGACTTGAAAGTTGGAGTGGAagttgagagagatgaagaaaatggATTGTTTACTAGAGAAGGTGTTTGTAAGGCCATAAAAATGTTAATGAATGATGAGTGTGAAGAGgggagaaaaataagagaaaatcgCGCAAAGTGGAGGGAGTTCTTATTGAGCAAAGGGCTTGAGGATTCTTATATTGATGCTTTTGTGCAGAAGCTACAAACTCTACTGTAA